The following coding sequences lie in one Mus musculus strain C57BL/6J chromosome 11, GRCm38.p6 C57BL/6J genomic window:
- the Rhbdf1 gene encoding inactive rhomboid protein 1 isoform X1 codes for MSEARRDSTSSLQRKKPPWLKLDIPAAVPPAAEEPSFLQPLRRQAFLRSVSMPAETARVPSPHHEPRRLVLQRQTSITQTIRSRQVRFGRVHTLPLLRPRAARKAHPQRQSLSWSLLRGTADWFGVSKDSDSTQKWQRKSIRHCSQRYGKLKPQVIRELDLPSQDNVSLTSTETPPPLYVGPCQLGMQKIIDPLARGRAFRMADDTADGLSAPHTPVTPGAASLCSFSSSRSGFNRLPRRRKRESVAKMSFRAAAALVKGRSIRDGTLRRGQRRSFTPASFLEEDMVDFPDELDTSFFAREGVLHEEMSTYPDEVFESPSEAALKDWEKAPDQADLTGGALDRSELERSHLMLPLERGWRKQKEGGPLAPQPKVRLRQEVVSAAGPRRGQRIAVPVRKLFAREKRPYGLGMVGRLTNRTYRKRIDSYVKRQIEDMDDHRPFFTYWLTFVHSLVTILAVCIYGIAPVGFSQHETVDSVLRKRGVYENVKYVQQENFWIGPSSEALIHLGAKFSPCMRQDPQVHSFILAAREREKHSACCVRNDRSGCVQTSKEECSSTLAVWVKWPVHPSAPDLAGNKRQFGSVCHQDPRVCDEPSSEDPHEWPEDITKWPICTKSSAGNHTNHPHMDCVITGRPCCIGTKGRCEITSREYCDFMRGYFHEEATLCSQVHCMDDVCGLLPFLNPEVPDQFYRLWLSLFLHAGILHCLVSVCFQMTVLRDLEKLAGWHRIAIIYLLSGITGNLASAIFLPYRAEVGPAGSQFGILACLFVELFQSWQILARPWRAFFKLLAVVLFLFAFGLLPWIDNFAHISGFVSGLFLSFAFLPYISFGKFDLYRKRCQIIIFQVVFLGLLAGLVVLFYFYPVRCEWCEFLTCIPFTDKFCEKYELDAQLH; via the exons ATGAGTGAAGCCAGGAGAGACAGTACTAGCAGCCTGCAACGCAAGAAACCCCCATGGCTCAAGTTGGACATCCCAGCCGCGGTGCCCCCGGCAGCAGAGGAGCCCAGCTTCCTGCAG CCCCTGCGGCGACAGGCTTTCTTGCGGAGTGTGAGTATGCCAGCTGAGACAGCCCGGGTCCCATCACCCCACCATGAGCCTCGCCGGCTGGTGCTGCAGCGTCAGACATCCATCACACAGACCATCCGCAG CCGGCAGGTACGCTTTGGGCGTGTTCATACTCTGCCCCTTTTGAGGCCGAGGGCTGCTCGAAAGGCCCACCCACAGCGCCAGTCTCTCTCATGGTCCTTGCTCAG GGGGACAGCAGACTGGTTTGGAGTGAGCAAGGACAGTGACAGCACCCAGAAGTGGCAGCGCAAGAGCATCCGTCACTGCAGCCAGCGGTATGGGAAGCTAAAGCCGCAGGTCATCCGGGAGCTGGACCTGCCCAGCCAGGACAATGTGTCCCTAACCAGCACCGAGACACCACCTCCCCTCTACGTGGGGCCATGCCAGCTGGGCATGCAGAAG ATCATAGACCCTCTGGCCCGAGGCCGGGCCTTTCGCATGGCTGATGACACTGCTGATGGCCTGAGTGCCCCCCACACTCCCGTCACACCAGGTGCAGCCTCCCTCTGCTCTTTCTCCAGCTCCCGCTCAGGTTTCAACCGACTCCCTCGGCGTCGCAAACGTGAATCGGTGGCCAAGATGAGCTTCCGGGCCGCTGCAGCATTGGTGAAG GGTCGGTCTATTAGGGATGGCACTTTACGAAGGGGACAGCGCCGAAGCTTTACCCCTGCCAGCTTTCTTGAGGAAGACATGGTGGACTTCCCTGATGAGTTGGATACATCTTTCTTTGCTCGG GAAGGTGTCCTCCACGAGGAGATGTCCACGTACCCAGATGAGGTGTTTGAGTCCCCATCAGAGGCAGCGCTCAAGGACTGGGAGAAAGCCCCGGATCAGGCCGACCTCACGGGTGGGGCCCTGGACCGCAGTGAGCTTGAGAGAAGCCACTTGATGTT GCCCCTGGAACGAGGCTGGAGAAAGCAGAAGGAAGGCGGCCCTCTAGCCCCGCAGCCCAAGGTGCGGCTTCGCCAGGAGGTGGTCAGTGCGGCGGGACCCAGGAGGGGTCAGCGTATCGCTGTGCCAGTGCGCAAACTCTTCGCTCGGGAAAAGCGGCCTTATGGTCTGGGGATGGTGGGACGGCTCACCAACCGCACGTACCGGAAACGCATCGACAGCTATGTCAAGCGGCAGATCGAGGACATGGATGATCACAG GCCCTTCTTCACTTACTGGCTCACCTTTGTGCACTCACTGGTCACCATTCTGGCTGTGTGCATCTATGGCATAGCGCCCGTGGGCTTCTCGCAGCATGAGACGGTGGACTCG GTACTTCGGAAGCGGGGTGTCTATGAGAATGTCAAATACGTCCAGCAGGAGAACTTCTGGATTGGCCCCAGCTCG GAGGCCCTCATTCACTTGGGTGCCAAGTTCTCACCCTGCATGCGTCAGGACCCACAGGTGCACAGCTTCATCCTGGCTGCCCGGGAGCGTGAAAAGCACTCGGCTTGCTGTGTACGCAATGATCGGTCTGGGTGTGTGCAGACTTCCAAGGAGGAGTGCTCG TCCACGTTGGCGGTGTGGGTGAAGTGGCCCGTTCATCCTAGTGCCCCAGACCTTGCAGGCAACAAGAGACAGTTTGGTTCTGTCTGCCACCAGGACCCCAG GGTATGTGACGAGCCTTCCTCTGAGGATCCCCACGAGTGGCCAGAAGATATCACCAAGTGGCCG ATCTGCACCAAAAGCAGCGCGGGGAACCACACTAACCACCCTCACATGGATTGTGTCATAACAGGCCGGCCTTGCTGCATCGGCACCAAGGGCAG GTGTGAGATCACCTCCCGGGAGTACTGTGACTTCATGAGGGGCTACTTCCATGAGGAGGCCACACTCTGCTCTCAG GTGCACTGCATGGACGATGTCTGTGGCCTCCTGCCTTTCCTCAATCCTGAGGTGCCTGACCAGTTCTACCGCCTGTGGCTGTCCCTCTTCCTGCACGCTGG GATCCTGCACTGCTTGGTGTCCGTCTGCTTCCAGATGACGGTCCTGCGGGACCTGGAGAAGCTGGCAGGCTGGCACCGCATAGCCATCATCTACCTGCTGAGTGGTATCACGGGCAATCTAGCCAGTGCCATCTTCCTGCCATACCGGGCAGAG GTAGGTCCGGCCGGCTCCCAGTTTGGCATCCTGGCCTGCCTCTTTGTGGAGTTGTTCCAGAGCTGGCAGATCCTGGCCCGACCCTGGCGTGCCTTCTTCAAGCTCCTGGCCGTGGTGCTCTTCCTCTTTGCCTTTGGGCTGCTGCCCTGGATCGACAACTTCGCCCACATCTCGGGCTTTGTCAGcggcctcttcctttcctttgccttcctGCCTTACATCAGCTTTGGCAAGTTCGACCTGTACCGCAAGCGCTGCCAGATCATCATCTTCCAGGTCGTCTTCCTGGGCCTGCTGGCCGGCCTGGTGGTCCTCTTCTACTTCTACCCGGTGCGCTGTGAATGGTGCGAGTTCCTCACCTGCATCCCTTTCACGGACAAGTTCTGTGAAAAGTACGAGCTGGACGCTCAGCTCCACTGA
- the Rhbdf1 gene encoding inactive rhomboid protein 1 isoform X7, translated as MSTYPDEVFESPSEAALKDWEKAPDQADLTGGALDRSELERSHLMLPLERGWRKQKEGGPLAPQPKVRLRQEVVSAAGPRRGQRIAVPVRKLFAREKRPYGLGMVGRLTNRTYRKRIDSYVKRQIEDMDDHRPFFTYWLTFVHSLVTILAVCIYGIAPVGFSQHETVDSVLRKRGVYENVKYVQQENFWIGPSSEALIHLGAKFSPCMRQDPQVHSFILAAREREKHSACCVRNDRSGCVQTSKEECSSTLAVWVKWPVHPSAPDLAGNKRQFGSVCHQDPRVCDEPSSEDPHEWPEDITKWPICTKSSAGNHTNHPHMDCVITGRPCCIGTKGRCEITSREYCDFMRGYFHEEATLCSQVHCMDDVCGLLPFLNPEVPDQFYRLWLSLFLHAGILHCLVSVCFQMTVLRDLEKLAGWHRIAIIYLLSGITGNLASAIFLPYRAEVGPAGSQFGILACLFVELFQSWQILARPWRAFFKLLAVVLFLFAFGLLPWIDNFAHISGFVSGLFLSFAFLPYISFGKFDLYRKRCQIIIFQVVFLGLLAGLVVLFYFYPVRCEWCEFLTCIPFTDKFCEKYELDAQLH; from the exons ATGTCCACGTACCCAGATGAGGTGTTTGAGTCCCCATCAGAGGCAGCGCTCAAGGACTGGGAGAAAGCCCCGGATCAGGCCGACCTCACGGGTGGGGCCCTGGACCGCAGTGAGCTTGAGAGAAGCCACTTGATGTT GCCCCTGGAACGAGGCTGGAGAAAGCAGAAGGAAGGCGGCCCTCTAGCCCCGCAGCCCAAGGTGCGGCTTCGCCAGGAGGTGGTCAGTGCGGCGGGACCCAGGAGGGGTCAGCGTATCGCTGTGCCAGTGCGCAAACTCTTCGCTCGGGAAAAGCGGCCTTATGGTCTGGGGATGGTGGGACGGCTCACCAACCGCACGTACCGGAAACGCATCGACAGCTATGTCAAGCGGCAGATCGAGGACATGGATGATCACAG GCCCTTCTTCACTTACTGGCTCACCTTTGTGCACTCACTGGTCACCATTCTGGCTGTGTGCATCTATGGCATAGCGCCCGTGGGCTTCTCGCAGCATGAGACGGTGGACTCG GTACTTCGGAAGCGGGGTGTCTATGAGAATGTCAAATACGTCCAGCAGGAGAACTTCTGGATTGGCCCCAGCTCG GAGGCCCTCATTCACTTGGGTGCCAAGTTCTCACCCTGCATGCGTCAGGACCCACAGGTGCACAGCTTCATCCTGGCTGCCCGGGAGCGTGAAAAGCACTCGGCTTGCTGTGTACGCAATGATCGGTCTGGGTGTGTGCAGACTTCCAAGGAGGAGTGCTCG TCCACGTTGGCGGTGTGGGTGAAGTGGCCCGTTCATCCTAGTGCCCCAGACCTTGCAGGCAACAAGAGACAGTTTGGTTCTGTCTGCCACCAGGACCCCAG GGTATGTGACGAGCCTTCCTCTGAGGATCCCCACGAGTGGCCAGAAGATATCACCAAGTGGCCG ATCTGCACCAAAAGCAGCGCGGGGAACCACACTAACCACCCTCACATGGATTGTGTCATAACAGGCCGGCCTTGCTGCATCGGCACCAAGGGCAG GTGTGAGATCACCTCCCGGGAGTACTGTGACTTCATGAGGGGCTACTTCCATGAGGAGGCCACACTCTGCTCTCAG GTGCACTGCATGGACGATGTCTGTGGCCTCCTGCCTTTCCTCAATCCTGAGGTGCCTGACCAGTTCTACCGCCTGTGGCTGTCCCTCTTCCTGCACGCTGG GATCCTGCACTGCTTGGTGTCCGTCTGCTTCCAGATGACGGTCCTGCGGGACCTGGAGAAGCTGGCAGGCTGGCACCGCATAGCCATCATCTACCTGCTGAGTGGTATCACGGGCAATCTAGCCAGTGCCATCTTCCTGCCATACCGGGCAGAG GTAGGTCCGGCCGGCTCCCAGTTTGGCATCCTGGCCTGCCTCTTTGTGGAGTTGTTCCAGAGCTGGCAGATCCTGGCCCGACCCTGGCGTGCCTTCTTCAAGCTCCTGGCCGTGGTGCTCTTCCTCTTTGCCTTTGGGCTGCTGCCCTGGATCGACAACTTCGCCCACATCTCGGGCTTTGTCAGcggcctcttcctttcctttgccttcctGCCTTACATCAGCTTTGGCAAGTTCGACCTGTACCGCAAGCGCTGCCAGATCATCATCTTCCAGGTCGTCTTCCTGGGCCTGCTGGCCGGCCTGGTGGTCCTCTTCTACTTCTACCCGGTGCGCTGTGAATGGTGCGAGTTCCTCACCTGCATCCCTTTCACGGACAAGTTCTGTGAAAAGTACGAGCTGGACGCTCAGCTCCACTGA
- the Rhbdf1 gene encoding inactive rhomboid protein 1 isoform 2 (isoform 2 is encoded by transcript variant 2), whose translation MSFRAAAALVKGRSIRDGTLRRGQRRSFTPASFLEEDMVDFPDELDTSFFAREGVLHEEMSTYPDEVFESPSEAALKDWEKAPDQADLTGGALDRSELERSHLMLPLERGWRKQKEGGPLAPQPKVRLRQEVVSAAGPRRGQRIAVPVRKLFAREKRPYGLGMVGRLTNRTYRKRIDSYVKRQIEDMDDHRPFFTYWLTFVHSLVTILAVCIYGIAPVGFSQHETVDSVLRKRGVYENVKYVQQENFWIGPSSEALIHLGAKFSPCMRQDPQVHSFILAAREREKHSACCVRNDRSGCVQTSKEECSSTLAVWVKWPVHPSAPDLAGNKRQFGSVCHQDPRVCDEPSSEDPHEWPEDITKWPICTKSSAGNHTNHPHMDCVITGRPCCIGTKGRCEITSREYCDFMRGYFHEEATLCSQVHCMDDVCGLLPFLNPEVPDQFYRLWLSLFLHAGILHCLVSVCFQMTVLRDLEKLAGWHRIAIIYLLSGITGNLASAIFLPYRAEVGPAGSQFGILACLFVELFQSWQILARPWRAFFKLLAVVLFLFAFGLLPWIDNFAHISGFVSGLFLSFAFLPYISFGKFDLYRKRCQIIIFQVVFLGLLAGLVVLFYFYPVRCEWCEFLTCIPFTDKFCEKYELDAQLH comes from the exons ATGAGCTTCCGGGCCGCTGCAGCATTGGTGAAG GGTCGGTCTATTAGGGATGGCACTTTACGAAGGGGACAGCGCCGAAGCTTTACCCCTGCCAGCTTTCTTGAGGAAGACATGGTGGACTTCCCTGATGAGTTGGATACATCTTTCTTTGCTCGG GAAGGTGTCCTCCACGAGGAGATGTCCACGTACCCAGATGAGGTGTTTGAGTCCCCATCAGAGGCAGCGCTCAAGGACTGGGAGAAAGCCCCGGATCAGGCCGACCTCACGGGTGGGGCCCTGGACCGCAGTGAGCTTGAGAGAAGCCACTTGATGTT GCCCCTGGAACGAGGCTGGAGAAAGCAGAAGGAAGGCGGCCCTCTAGCCCCGCAGCCCAAGGTGCGGCTTCGCCAGGAGGTGGTCAGTGCGGCGGGACCCAGGAGGGGTCAGCGTATCGCTGTGCCAGTGCGCAAACTCTTCGCTCGGGAAAAGCGGCCTTATGGTCTGGGGATGGTGGGACGGCTCACCAACCGCACGTACCGGAAACGCATCGACAGCTATGTCAAGCGGCAGATCGAGGACATGGATGATCACAG GCCCTTCTTCACTTACTGGCTCACCTTTGTGCACTCACTGGTCACCATTCTGGCTGTGTGCATCTATGGCATAGCGCCCGTGGGCTTCTCGCAGCATGAGACGGTGGACTCG GTACTTCGGAAGCGGGGTGTCTATGAGAATGTCAAATACGTCCAGCAGGAGAACTTCTGGATTGGCCCCAGCTCG GAGGCCCTCATTCACTTGGGTGCCAAGTTCTCACCCTGCATGCGTCAGGACCCACAGGTGCACAGCTTCATCCTGGCTGCCCGGGAGCGTGAAAAGCACTCGGCTTGCTGTGTACGCAATGATCGGTCTGGGTGTGTGCAGACTTCCAAGGAGGAGTGCTCG TCCACGTTGGCGGTGTGGGTGAAGTGGCCCGTTCATCCTAGTGCCCCAGACCTTGCAGGCAACAAGAGACAGTTTGGTTCTGTCTGCCACCAGGACCCCAG GGTATGTGACGAGCCTTCCTCTGAGGATCCCCACGAGTGGCCAGAAGATATCACCAAGTGGCCG ATCTGCACCAAAAGCAGCGCGGGGAACCACACTAACCACCCTCACATGGATTGTGTCATAACAGGCCGGCCTTGCTGCATCGGCACCAAGGGCAG GTGTGAGATCACCTCCCGGGAGTACTGTGACTTCATGAGGGGCTACTTCCATGAGGAGGCCACACTCTGCTCTCAG GTGCACTGCATGGACGATGTCTGTGGCCTCCTGCCTTTCCTCAATCCTGAGGTGCCTGACCAGTTCTACCGCCTGTGGCTGTCCCTCTTCCTGCACGCTGG GATCCTGCACTGCTTGGTGTCCGTCTGCTTCCAGATGACGGTCCTGCGGGACCTGGAGAAGCTGGCAGGCTGGCACCGCATAGCCATCATCTACCTGCTGAGTGGTATCACGGGCAATCTAGCCAGTGCCATCTTCCTGCCATACCGGGCAGAG GTAGGTCCGGCCGGCTCCCAGTTTGGCATCCTGGCCTGCCTCTTTGTGGAGTTGTTCCAGAGCTGGCAGATCCTGGCCCGACCCTGGCGTGCCTTCTTCAAGCTCCTGGCCGTGGTGCTCTTCCTCTTTGCCTTTGGGCTGCTGCCCTGGATCGACAACTTCGCCCACATCTCGGGCTTTGTCAGcggcctcttcctttcctttgccttcctGCCTTACATCAGCTTTGGCAAGTTCGACCTGTACCGCAAGCGCTGCCAGATCATCATCTTCCAGGTCGTCTTCCTGGGCCTGCTGGCCGGCCTGGTGGTCCTCTTCTACTTCTACCCGGTGCGCTGTGAATGGTGCGAGTTCCTCACCTGCATCCCTTTCACGGACAAGTTCTGTGAAAAGTACGAGCTGGACGCTCAGCTCCACTGA
- the Rhbdf1 gene encoding inactive rhomboid protein 1 isoform 1 (isoform 1 is encoded by transcript variant 1): MSEARRDSTSSLQRKKPPWLKLDIPAAVPPAAEEPSFLQPLRRQAFLRSVSMPAETARVPSPHHEPRRLVLQRQTSITQTIRRGTADWFGVSKDSDSTQKWQRKSIRHCSQRYGKLKPQVIRELDLPSQDNVSLTSTETPPPLYVGPCQLGMQKIIDPLARGRAFRMADDTADGLSAPHTPVTPGAASLCSFSSSRSGFNRLPRRRKRESVAKMSFRAAAALVKGRSIRDGTLRRGQRRSFTPASFLEEDMVDFPDELDTSFFAREGVLHEEMSTYPDEVFESPSEAALKDWEKAPDQADLTGGALDRSELERSHLMLPLERGWRKQKEGGPLAPQPKVRLRQEVVSAAGPRRGQRIAVPVRKLFAREKRPYGLGMVGRLTNRTYRKRIDSYVKRQIEDMDDHRPFFTYWLTFVHSLVTILAVCIYGIAPVGFSQHETVDSVLRKRGVYENVKYVQQENFWIGPSSEALIHLGAKFSPCMRQDPQVHSFILAAREREKHSACCVRNDRSGCVQTSKEECSSTLAVWVKWPVHPSAPDLAGNKRQFGSVCHQDPRVCDEPSSEDPHEWPEDITKWPICTKSSAGNHTNHPHMDCVITGRPCCIGTKGRCEITSREYCDFMRGYFHEEATLCSQVHCMDDVCGLLPFLNPEVPDQFYRLWLSLFLHAGILHCLVSVCFQMTVLRDLEKLAGWHRIAIIYLLSGITGNLASAIFLPYRAEVGPAGSQFGILACLFVELFQSWQILARPWRAFFKLLAVVLFLFAFGLLPWIDNFAHISGFVSGLFLSFAFLPYISFGKFDLYRKRCQIIIFQVVFLGLLAGLVVLFYFYPVRCEWCEFLTCIPFTDKFCEKYELDAQLH; this comes from the exons ATGAGTGAAGCCAGGAGAGACAGTACTAGCAGCCTGCAACGCAAGAAACCCCCATGGCTCAAGTTGGACATCCCAGCCGCGGTGCCCCCGGCAGCAGAGGAGCCCAGCTTCCTGCAG CCCCTGCGGCGACAGGCTTTCTTGCGGAGTGTGAGTATGCCAGCTGAGACAGCCCGGGTCCCATCACCCCACCATGAGCCTCGCCGGCTGGTGCTGCAGCGTCAGACATCCATCACACAGACCATCCGCAG GGGGACAGCAGACTGGTTTGGAGTGAGCAAGGACAGTGACAGCACCCAGAAGTGGCAGCGCAAGAGCATCCGTCACTGCAGCCAGCGGTATGGGAAGCTAAAGCCGCAGGTCATCCGGGAGCTGGACCTGCCCAGCCAGGACAATGTGTCCCTAACCAGCACCGAGACACCACCTCCCCTCTACGTGGGGCCATGCCAGCTGGGCATGCAGAAG ATCATAGACCCTCTGGCCCGAGGCCGGGCCTTTCGCATGGCTGATGACACTGCTGATGGCCTGAGTGCCCCCCACACTCCCGTCACACCAGGTGCAGCCTCCCTCTGCTCTTTCTCCAGCTCCCGCTCAGGTTTCAACCGACTCCCTCGGCGTCGCAAACGTGAATCGGTGGCCAAGATGAGCTTCCGGGCCGCTGCAGCATTGGTGAAG GGTCGGTCTATTAGGGATGGCACTTTACGAAGGGGACAGCGCCGAAGCTTTACCCCTGCCAGCTTTCTTGAGGAAGACATGGTGGACTTCCCTGATGAGTTGGATACATCTTTCTTTGCTCGG GAAGGTGTCCTCCACGAGGAGATGTCCACGTACCCAGATGAGGTGTTTGAGTCCCCATCAGAGGCAGCGCTCAAGGACTGGGAGAAAGCCCCGGATCAGGCCGACCTCACGGGTGGGGCCCTGGACCGCAGTGAGCTTGAGAGAAGCCACTTGATGTT GCCCCTGGAACGAGGCTGGAGAAAGCAGAAGGAAGGCGGCCCTCTAGCCCCGCAGCCCAAGGTGCGGCTTCGCCAGGAGGTGGTCAGTGCGGCGGGACCCAGGAGGGGTCAGCGTATCGCTGTGCCAGTGCGCAAACTCTTCGCTCGGGAAAAGCGGCCTTATGGTCTGGGGATGGTGGGACGGCTCACCAACCGCACGTACCGGAAACGCATCGACAGCTATGTCAAGCGGCAGATCGAGGACATGGATGATCACAG GCCCTTCTTCACTTACTGGCTCACCTTTGTGCACTCACTGGTCACCATTCTGGCTGTGTGCATCTATGGCATAGCGCCCGTGGGCTTCTCGCAGCATGAGACGGTGGACTCG GTACTTCGGAAGCGGGGTGTCTATGAGAATGTCAAATACGTCCAGCAGGAGAACTTCTGGATTGGCCCCAGCTCG GAGGCCCTCATTCACTTGGGTGCCAAGTTCTCACCCTGCATGCGTCAGGACCCACAGGTGCACAGCTTCATCCTGGCTGCCCGGGAGCGTGAAAAGCACTCGGCTTGCTGTGTACGCAATGATCGGTCTGGGTGTGTGCAGACTTCCAAGGAGGAGTGCTCG TCCACGTTGGCGGTGTGGGTGAAGTGGCCCGTTCATCCTAGTGCCCCAGACCTTGCAGGCAACAAGAGACAGTTTGGTTCTGTCTGCCACCAGGACCCCAG GGTATGTGACGAGCCTTCCTCTGAGGATCCCCACGAGTGGCCAGAAGATATCACCAAGTGGCCG ATCTGCACCAAAAGCAGCGCGGGGAACCACACTAACCACCCTCACATGGATTGTGTCATAACAGGCCGGCCTTGCTGCATCGGCACCAAGGGCAG GTGTGAGATCACCTCCCGGGAGTACTGTGACTTCATGAGGGGCTACTTCCATGAGGAGGCCACACTCTGCTCTCAG GTGCACTGCATGGACGATGTCTGTGGCCTCCTGCCTTTCCTCAATCCTGAGGTGCCTGACCAGTTCTACCGCCTGTGGCTGTCCCTCTTCCTGCACGCTGG GATCCTGCACTGCTTGGTGTCCGTCTGCTTCCAGATGACGGTCCTGCGGGACCTGGAGAAGCTGGCAGGCTGGCACCGCATAGCCATCATCTACCTGCTGAGTGGTATCACGGGCAATCTAGCCAGTGCCATCTTCCTGCCATACCGGGCAGAG GTAGGTCCGGCCGGCTCCCAGTTTGGCATCCTGGCCTGCCTCTTTGTGGAGTTGTTCCAGAGCTGGCAGATCCTGGCCCGACCCTGGCGTGCCTTCTTCAAGCTCCTGGCCGTGGTGCTCTTCCTCTTTGCCTTTGGGCTGCTGCCCTGGATCGACAACTTCGCCCACATCTCGGGCTTTGTCAGcggcctcttcctttcctttgccttcctGCCTTACATCAGCTTTGGCAAGTTCGACCTGTACCGCAAGCGCTGCCAGATCATCATCTTCCAGGTCGTCTTCCTGGGCCTGCTGGCCGGCCTGGTGGTCCTCTTCTACTTCTACCCGGTGCGCTGTGAATGGTGCGAGTTCCTCACCTGCATCCCTTTCACGGACAAGTTCTGTGAAAAGTACGAGCTGGACGCTCAGCTCCACTGA